The nucleotide window AGTATTGGGTAATTGAGGCGCTAACATAAATGCTTAGTATGCTGTTGAGACACAAATACGGCATCACGGACTCCGTCCTGAAGACTCGATGATTACCATTGAGCCTCCAAACAACGAAGACATTCTCTCTAACGAGTATGTGGAGTCCATTATCGAGAAGCACGCCTCCACTACTGCAGTACTTCTCCTTCCAGGTATTCAATACTACTCGGGCCAGCTCCTCGATATTCCACACTTGACTACTTTTGCTCGCGAGCGTGGCATATTCGTCATTTGGGATCTTGCTCATGCTGCAGGCAACGTGCCTCTCTCATTACACGACTGGAACGTCGACGCGGCTGCTTGGTGTACATACAAGTACTTGAATGGCGGACCAGGCTGTATTGGAGGGCTGTTTGTTCACGAACGTCACACGCAGGTTGGGAACGATGGATCGCACAACGTGAGACTTGCTGGCTGGTGGGGaaacgacaagaagaaccGATTCTTAATGAGATCTGGTTTCGTTCCTGTGCCTGGCGCAGCAGGGTTTCAACTCAGCAATCCCTCCGTACTTGACATAACATCCCTTTGTGCTTCCCTCGAGGTATTCGAGCTAGCCGGCGGTATGGCTCCTCTACGCGAAAAGAGCACCAGATTAACGGCCTATCTCGTCTCCGAACTGCAGAAACTGCCGCAGGATATGAGTGCGTACTGGAAGATCATCACGCCCAGTGAGCAAGAACGTCGTGGGGCGCAGGTGAGCATTCTCCTGGCCGATGGATTGCTTGATGAGGTTATGGCTGGTCTTGAGAGGAGGAGTGTTCTGGTTGACGAGCGCAGACCTAATGTGATTAGAGTAGCGCCTGCACCGCTGTATAATACTTTCTTGGATTGCTGGGGCTTTGTCGGTGCGTTCAGGGGCGCTTTAGAGGAGGCCCTGGATGCAAAGTGGAAAAAGGAGCAAATGGATGAGTAGGCAGATACTGAGCGTAACAAATGACCACCGACTTGTTTAAATGCGACCAGCTATTTCGTGCTACGATAATTGATGCAATCATTTGATTTTAGCTCTACCACTATAGACCTACAGTCATGTCTTCGTCGTAGGTGTTTTTGACCGTTCCTGAATACACTTGGGCTTTGAAACTGCTTTGCGAGGTATCCGTGCACCTCGAGTAAATTACTATGCAGGACGGTTAGGTCGTGCTGATGACCTAGACAGGCGTTACGCAATTACTAGACACGTAGCACGATAACCATTTACGCTTCGCCCTGTAAAAAGTAGATCATTACAGATAGATCAATTATAAGAACCAATGCTACCTAAAATAAGTGTTGTTATGGGGAGTCCTACCAGAATTGTGAAAATATGGAAAGGTATAGGGTAGGATCCACAAGGTTCCTGACTAAGGTGGCGGTATCTCAAGGGTTCTATTTCAGTGGAGCATCTAAGTCCAATCAAACCGCCGCCTTAGACTATGATGTGGATCTCCCAGGCGGACTTGCCTAGCGGCgaaagcaaaaaaaaaaaaaaaaatacatGGTCAGCGCGTCCGAGTCTGTTCTCTTAAAACTTCACACATCCTCCATTCATCTCTCCCTTTcccattcatcatctcacCCTTCGGGCGCGCactccttcttcatcaaacaGAAGGCTAATCTCGTAACTTCGAGATACTATATAGCGCATCCCACGTCTCTCTTTATTCTAATACTCCCCTTTCCCCCCTTCCTAGACGAGTCCATTTCAAACGGCTTCGTCTTATCTCTCTTCACCTGAAATAATGTCTGGCTACGACGGCGGATACAGCGGCGGCGGTGGCCGCGGAGGAGGTGGCTACGGCGGTGGTGGACACGGCCGTGATCGCGGCGATCGTGGTGGTGACCGAGGCGGTGACCGCAATGGTTACGGCGGTGGTGGCTACGGAGG belongs to Fusarium musae strain F31 chromosome 9, whole genome shotgun sequence and includes:
- the KYN2 gene encoding Kynureninase 2, with the protein product MGDSSEVSGRDHAIELDSNNALRHTRDEFNIPSKADVARKTLPTSDSTDTDDKAIYLVGNSLGLQPKRTLDRIQQYLATWRTQGVQGHFKPLDDSPLPTWLDVDARAAEMIAPIVGGKVSEVAVMQTLTANLHLLMAAFYKPDVEGRHKIILESKAFPSDHYAVETQIRHHGLRPEDSMITIEPPNNEDILSNEYVESIIEKHASTTAVLLLPGIQYYSGQLLDIPHLTTFARERGIFVIWDLAHAAGNVPLSLHDWNVDAAAWCTYKYLNGGPGCIGGLFVHERHTQVGNDGSHNVRLAGWWGNDKKNRFLMRSGFVPVPGAAGFQLSNPSVLDITSLCASLEVFELAGGMAPLREKSTRLTAYLVSELQKLPQDMSAYWKIITPSEQERRGAQVSILLADGLLDEVMAGLERRSVLVDERRPNVIRVAPAPLYNTFLDCWGFVGAFRGALEEALDAKWKKEQMDE